The stretch of DNA CGTCGCAGTACGACGAGCCGATCGCGTTCGACGGCTACGTCGACCTCGACGTCGACGGTGAGACCTTCCGCATCGAGGTCGAGCGCGCCCACATGGAGGAGGACACCGGCAAGTCGCTGCACGTCGGCGGTGCGACGGGCCGCATCCACGGCGCCGACCACTCGCTGCTCGACTACAACCGCGCCGGGATCCCGCTCATCGAGATCGTCACGCGCACGATCGAGGTGCCCGCCGAGAAGGCGCCTGCCGTCGCCCGCGCCTACGTCCAGCACCTGCGCGACCTCATGGTGGCGCTCGACGTCTCCGATGCCCGGATGGACCAGGGCTCGCTGCGCGCCGACGTCAACCTCTCGCTCAAGCCGAAGGGCTCCGCGACGCTGGGCACCCGCAGCGAGACGAAGAACGTCAACTCCTTCCGCTCGGTGGAGCGCGCGGTGCGCTTCGAGGTCTCACGGCACGCGGGCGTCCTCGACGCCGGCCAGAGCATCCTGCAGGAGACCCGGCACTTCCACGAGGCCGACGGCTCGACCTCGCCGGGACGCCCGAAGTCCGACGCCGACGACTACCGCTACTTCCCCGAGCCCGACCTCGCACCGGTCTCGCCGTCACGCGACTGGGTCGAGCAGCTGCGCGGCACCCTGCCGGAGCCGCCGGCAGAGCGTCGCAAGCGGCTGCAGGCCGAGTGGGGCTTCTCCGACCTCGACATGCGCGACACCGTGGGGGCGGGGGCGCTGGAGCTGGTCGTCGCGACAGTGGCGGCCGGCGCCACGCCGGCCGCGGCGAAGAAGTGGTGGCTGGGCGAGCTGGCCCGACGTGCCAACGAGGCGGGCGTCGGTCTGGACGAGCTGGGTGTCACGCCCGAGCAGGTCGCCGGCGTCCAGGCGCTCATCGACGA from Aeromicrobium erythreum encodes:
- the gatB gene encoding Asp-tRNA(Asn)/Glu-tRNA(Gln) amidotransferase subunit GatB; this translates as MSTQTTPALVPFERAIERYDPVLGLEVHVELSTNTKMFCGCATTFGAEPNTQVCPVCLGLPGALPVVNAKAVESAIRIGLALNCEIAEWCRFARKNYFYPDMPKNFQTSQYDEPIAFDGYVDLDVDGETFRIEVERAHMEEDTGKSLHVGGATGRIHGADHSLLDYNRAGIPLIEIVTRTIEVPAEKAPAVARAYVQHLRDLMVALDVSDARMDQGSLRADVNLSLKPKGSATLGTRSETKNVNSFRSVERAVRFEVSRHAGVLDAGQSILQETRHFHEADGSTSPGRPKSDADDYRYFPEPDLAPVSPSRDWVEQLRGTLPEPPAERRKRLQAEWGFSDLDMRDTVGAGALELVVATVAAGATPAAAKKWWLGELARRANEAGVGLDELGVTPEQVAGVQALIDEGRVNDKLARQVLEGVLAGEGSPEEVVSARGLEVVSDDGALGAAVDAAIAANPDVAQKIRDGKVQAAGALIGAVMKEMRGQADAGRVRELILEKLA